One Vampirovibrio chlorellavorus genomic window carries:
- a CDS encoding glycosyltransferase family A protein, giving the protein MVIHPVVSFLVYCAGEGRYLQQAVTSILQQQFIDHEILLLDDGTSAALSAEAAALALLDGRVRHIPVESARSRWEALNQGIEQAQGDLLWFFSASDALASPQALQDYVTEFLLTPRLGLVFCRAQCVDANGVPYEKYVPHKKNSMLPYRPTLYPSGSLFTPLLRENLMPESGVLLRKQCLERTGLLNPALHRAACWHIWTLVSLDWILYFDPNPRVYQRLPMSQVGVPTAGAIDGETRLLHYQALENFLAQRHYPTPFIRRTRLAQLQLKQKLGLPLSMPEKLFRWLRFLALR; this is encoded by the coding sequence ATGGTGATTCATCCGGTGGTCTCGTTTCTGGTTTACTGCGCTGGCGAGGGGCGATACCTGCAACAGGCGGTGACCTCCATACTCCAGCAGCAGTTCATCGATCATGAAATTCTGTTGCTGGATGATGGCACCTCGGCGGCGTTGAGCGCTGAGGCGGCGGCCTTGGCCCTGCTGGATGGTCGGGTGCGGCATATCCCGGTGGAGAGCGCACGGAGCCGCTGGGAGGCCCTGAATCAGGGGATTGAGCAGGCCCAGGGGGATTTGCTGTGGTTCTTTTCTGCCTCGGACGCGCTGGCCTCCCCGCAGGCGTTGCAGGATTATGTGACCGAATTTTTGCTGACCCCGCGTTTGGGGCTGGTGTTTTGCCGGGCCCAGTGCGTGGATGCCAATGGCGTGCCTTATGAAAAATACGTACCGCACAAGAAAAACAGCATGCTGCCCTATCGGCCCACCCTGTACCCATCGGGCAGTCTGTTCACCCCCCTGCTGCGAGAAAACCTGATGCCCGAGTCGGGCGTCTTGCTGAGAAAGCAATGCCTGGAGCGTACCGGCTTGCTGAATCCGGCTTTGCATCGGGCGGCCTGCTGGCACATCTGGACACTGGTTTCCCTGGACTGGATTCTCTATTTTGACCCCAACCCCAGGGTGTACCAGCGCTTACCCATGTCGCAAGTGGGTGTGCCCACCGCCGGGGCCATTGATGGGGAAACCCGGTTGCTTCACTACCAGGCGCTGGAAAATTTTCTGGCGCAGCGGCACTACCCGACCCCGTTTATTCGTCGGACCCGATTGGCCCAACTGCAGTTGAAGCAAAAGCTGGGGCTTCCCCTCAGCATGCCTGAAAAGCTGTTTCGCTGGTTGCGTTTTTTGGCCTTGCGATAA